One Natrinema longum genomic window, CGCTCGAGCGGTTCGCCGCGACGGCGGATCGCGACGTAGTCGCACCCGAAGCCGCCGCTGCGGGGACCTATTTCGATTCGTAGGTAATTCTTATTGCCGGCGACCCCCGAAGCCAGTGCAATGAGTAGTGCCGACTGGGACGAGGACGACCCCTTCGAGGAACAACGGGAAGAGATCGAGAACCCGATGAAGCGGCTGTTCCTCGAGTACGGGTCGGACTACATCGGTGCGGCAACCATCGGTGTTATCGCGAGTTTCTTCGCCCGGATCCTGGATCTGCTTCCTGCGCTCATGCTCGGCGTCGCGATCGACGCCGTGATCCGTCAGGATTCGAATATCGGGTACGCCGAGGCGTTCCCGGTCGGAAGCGGGTTCATCGCCCCCTACGTCCCCGACGGACGGATGGCCCAGTTCTGGCTGACGATCGGGATCATCGCGGCTGCCTTTCTCTGTTCCGCGGTCTTCCACTGGACTCGAAACTGGGGGTTCAACACCTTTGCCCAGAACGTCCAACACGACATCCGGACCGACACCTACGACGAAATGCAGCGCCTGGACATGGGATTTTTCGCCGACAAACAGACCGGCGAGATGATGTCGATCCTCTCGAACGACGTTAACCGCCTCGAGAAGTTCCTCAACGACGGGATGAACTCCCTGTTTCGGCTGCTCGTGATGGTACTCGGCATCGGCGGGCTGCTATTCGCGATCAACCGGCAACTCGCGCTGGTCGCCTTGTTACCCGTCCCGTTGATCGCCGTTTTCACCTATCTGTTCATTCAGACTATCCAGCCTAAATACGCGCAGGTGCGCTCGACCGTCGGCAAAGTCAACTCCCGACTCGAGAACAACCTCGGGGGCATTCAGGTCATCAAGTCCAGCACGACCGAGTCCTACGAGTCCGACCGGGTCGAAGGCGTCTCGCGGGAGTACTTCGACGCCAACTGGGGCGCGATTCGAACGCGGATCAAGTTCTTCCCCGGACTGCGCGTGCTCGCGGGGATCGGCTTCGTCATTACCTTCCTCGTCGGCGGCCTCTGGGTGATCGAGGGACCGCCGGGTCCGTTTTCGGGCGAGCTGAGTACCGGGATGTTCGTCGTCTTCATCCTCTACACGCAGCGGTTCATCTGGCCGATGGCGCAGTTCGGCCAGATCATCAACATGTACCAGCGCGCTCGCGCCTCGAGCGCCCGCATCTTCGGGCTGATGGACGAACCAAACCGGGTCGGGGAAGAGCCCGACGCACCCGATCTCGAGGTGATCGACGGCCGCGTCGAGTACGACGACGTCTCCTTCGGGTACGACGAGGAGACGATCCTCGAGGACATCGACTTCACGGTCGAGGGCGGCGAGACGCTCGCCCTGGTCGGTCCCACCGGGGCCGGCAAGTCGACGGTCCTCAAGCTCCTCCTGCGGATGTACGACGTCGACGAGGGCGAGATCCGCGTCGACGGCCAGCGAGTCCAGGACATAACCCTCCGGAGTCTCCGCGAGTCGCTGGGCTACGTCAGTCAGGACACCTTCCTCTTCTATGGCAGCGTCGAGGAGAACATCAAATACGGTAGCTTCGACGCCGACCGCGAGGACGTGATCGAGGCCGCGAAGATGGCCGAGGCCCACGAGTTCGTTCGGAACCTGCCGGAGGGGTACGATACCGAGGTCGGCGAACGCGGGGTCAAACTCTCCGGCGGCCAGCGCCAGCGACTCTCCATCGCCCGCGCGATCCTCAAAGATCCCGACATCCTCGTCTTGGACGAGGCGACCAGCGACGTCGACACCGAAACGGAGATGCTCATCCAGCGCTCGATCGACGAGCTCGCGGAGGATCGGACCACGTTCGCCATCGCCCACCGACTCTCCACGATCAAGGACGCCGATCAGGTCCTCGTCCTCGAGGGCGGCGAGATAGTCGAACGGGGAACTCACGAGGAACTGCTCGCAAACGGCGGGCTCTACTCCCATCTCTGGGGCGTGCAAGCCGGCGAGATCGACGAGCTTCCGGAGGAGTTCATCGAACGCGCCCAGCGCCGGCAGGCGCGGACGGAAATCGGCGACGGCGACTGACGATCGAAACGGATCGACTCCGAGACTGACTCCCGCTCGTCGGGCTAGAACGATTCCTGTCCTTCCTGGCCGTCCTGATCCGGTGCGCCCTCGTCTTGGCGATCCTCACCCGACGCGGGCGGCGTGCGGTCGCTGTAGTTCTTCCGCCCGATGGCCTCGTCGCCGACCATGTTCACGATCGCCCCCTCGACCTCGCCGTAGTCCCGATACTCGTCTTCGTTCAGCGGCCCGATGAGGTCCTCGAGCGTCGTCGTGTTGCCGCTCATCTCGACCGTTTCCTCGCCGTGTGCCTCGAGGAGTTCGTCGTGGCCGATCGGGTACTCCAGGTTCTCGAGTGTCTCCTGTAAGTCGCCGAGTTCGACGCCGAGTTCGCGGCTGTCGTCTGGCATACTCGGTGGTTGGTCACGGAGCGGAAACCGGTTGGCCCTGCGCTCGCCACTGGGTCAGACCCACGCCGGCCGTCAGGCCGTCTCGGCCACCGCGGGTTTCATGTCCGCACGGTCGGCATACTCCGCTATGGATCTCACAACCGCGACGTGGACGGACGTTCGTGGCCTCGAGACGGATCTCGCGGTCGTCCCCGTCGGCAGCACGGAACAGCACGGCCCCCACGCGCCCCTCGGGACGGACGTGCTGACGGCCGAGGCGGTCGCCGACGCCGGAGTCGAGCGGGTCGGTCGCGAGGTCGTTCGTTCGCCGGCGATTCCGGTCGGGATCGCCGAGGAACACCGCCAGTTTCCCGGCACGATGTGGGTCTCCGAGGATACCTTCCGGGACTACGTCGGCGAGGCCGTCGCGAGCCTCGCATCCCACGGCTTCGACCGTGTCGTCCTCGTCAACGGCCACGGCGGCAACGTCGATGCCCTCCGGGAGGTCGGCGGCCGACTCACGCGGGACGGTGACGCCTACGTCGTCCCCTTCACCTGGTTCGAGGCCGTCGGCGACCACAGCGCCGACATGGGCCACGGGGGCCCCCTCGAGACGGCCCTGTTGCGCCACTGCGATCCCGACTCGGTTCGGGAGGACCGCATCGAGGAAGCCCGCGCCGGCGCTGCCGACGGCTGGGGCGAGTGGACGAGCCACACTAATCTGGCCTACGATGCGGCGGAGTTTACCGAAAACGGCGTCGTCGGTGATCCGAACGAGGGCGACGCCAAGCGAGGGGAAGAACTGCTCGAGGGGGCCGCCGACGCGCTGGCTCGGCTACTCGAGGCGGTCGCCGAGCGTGACGTGTCCCGGCCCGAGAGCCGATAACGTCCGAGATCCCTTTGGCCGGCGGTCGACGGTGGCGACCTATCCGTCTGCGATGAGATGGACGGCGACTCGATTACTCCTCGTCTTCGTCCGCGTCGTCACCGTCGTCCGTCGCTTCCGAGTCGGCTGCCGGACCGGCGTCCTGCAACGTCCCGCGAAGCGCCGGAATCGTCGACGTGAGTTCGCCGACCTGCTCGCCTGCCTCCGAGATGTCCGTAATCGCCTCCTCGAGGTCGGCGATCTCTTCCTCGAGGTCGTCGGCGTCGTCGAACGCGTCGGCCCGCTGCCCCATCGTGAACCACTTCTTCGCGTCGCGGAGGTGTTCCTCGGCGTCACCGACCTCGAGCGCCGAGTTGAGTCCGTTGAGTACGCCAAGCACGTTGTCCGCGTCGGTCTCCCAGACGTCGTCGGCGTCGGGCAGCGTGGCCCAGGCGTCCTCGAGCGAGGACTCGACGTCCTCGCGCATTTCGTTGGCCGCTTCGCCGAACAGTTCCTCGTCGTCGCCGAGCGTGGCTTGGCTCATGTCATCGTGTTTGCGGGCACCATGGTTAAAAGATCGCCCGAAAGTGAAAGTGAAATCGGTCGGGAGCGGATCGATATCGGTCGAACGGCGACAGAATTTCGAAAGAAACGTCGGTCGGTATCGTAGCCACCGAAACGAGCAACACACGACTCGCAATGCGCTCGTGCGAGTAGGGGCGCAGTGATTTCCAGTAGCTACTGTAGGGACGGCTCGGTCGGCGGCAACGAGTTGCGTCCCGAATCGCGGCCGTGCCGTGGTTGCATACGGTCTACTGTCCGATTTGCGGGCGAACCCACGATCCGTCCGTGAGTCGCCGGCACTGACAGACGGCGGGTATTAGAAGATGCCGAGAACGAATCCACCGCCCATGCCGACGAGGACTACGGCGGAGACGAGGGGCAGATAGGGGGTGTATTTTTCGACCCGTTCCTCGGAGTGGTGATAGCCCGCGATCAAGAGCATCGTGAGACTCACGATTCCGAGGACGACCGTGATCGCGTACGCACTCATCAACTCGAGACAGTGCGTCGAACCGGCACAGAGTGCGATGATCTCGAACTCCTCTTCGTGGGCGAATCCGAGGACGAACGCGACCCACGCGATATCGAGCAAGCCGCGGTCGGCGGCCGCCTCGAGGTCGTCCCTCGAGTGGGAGTGTGCGTGCGAGCGGGAATCGGTATCGACGAACGGGAGGTGGCGCGACAATCGAGCGAGGACGCCACCCTCCGAGCGGGACTCGTCGTGATCGTGTCCGTGATCGTGGTCGTGAACCCGGTCGTCGTGGGAATGCACTTCGTCCGCGCGAGGGTCCGTCTCGCCCGCGTGTGAGTGGCCGTGGCGGTATTCCCGAATCCCGAGGGCGA contains:
- a CDS encoding DUF5789 family protein — encoded protein: MPDDSRELGVELGDLQETLENLEYPIGHDELLEAHGEETVEMSGNTTTLEDLIGPLNEDEYRDYGEVEGAIVNMVGDEAIGRKNYSDRTPPASGEDRQDEGAPDQDGQEGQESF
- a CDS encoding ABC transporter ATP-binding protein, with protein sequence MSSADWDEDDPFEEQREEIENPMKRLFLEYGSDYIGAATIGVIASFFARILDLLPALMLGVAIDAVIRQDSNIGYAEAFPVGSGFIAPYVPDGRMAQFWLTIGIIAAAFLCSAVFHWTRNWGFNTFAQNVQHDIRTDTYDEMQRLDMGFFADKQTGEMMSILSNDVNRLEKFLNDGMNSLFRLLVMVLGIGGLLFAINRQLALVALLPVPLIAVFTYLFIQTIQPKYAQVRSTVGKVNSRLENNLGGIQVIKSSTTESYESDRVEGVSREYFDANWGAIRTRIKFFPGLRVLAGIGFVITFLVGGLWVIEGPPGPFSGELSTGMFVVFILYTQRFIWPMAQFGQIINMYQRARASSARIFGLMDEPNRVGEEPDAPDLEVIDGRVEYDDVSFGYDEETILEDIDFTVEGGETLALVGPTGAGKSTVLKLLLRMYDVDEGEIRVDGQRVQDITLRSLRESLGYVSQDTFLFYGSVEENIKYGSFDADREDVIEAAKMAEAHEFVRNLPEGYDTEVGERGVKLSGGQRQRLSIARAILKDPDILVLDEATSDVDTETEMLIQRSIDELAEDRTTFAIAHRLSTIKDADQVLVLEGGEIVERGTHEELLANGGLYSHLWGVQAGEIDELPEEFIERAQRRQARTEIGDGD
- a CDS encoding creatininase family protein translates to MDLTTATWTDVRGLETDLAVVPVGSTEQHGPHAPLGTDVLTAEAVADAGVERVGREVVRSPAIPVGIAEEHRQFPGTMWVSEDTFRDYVGEAVASLASHGFDRVVLVNGHGGNVDALREVGGRLTRDGDAYVVPFTWFEAVGDHSADMGHGGPLETALLRHCDPDSVREDRIEEARAGAADGWGEWTSHTNLAYDAAEFTENGVVGDPNEGDAKRGEELLEGAADALARLLEAVAERDVSRPESR
- a CDS encoding DUF5790 family protein, with product MSQATLGDDEELFGEAANEMREDVESSLEDAWATLPDADDVWETDADNVLGVLNGLNSALEVGDAEEHLRDAKKWFTMGQRADAFDDADDLEEEIADLEEAITDISEAGEQVGELTSTIPALRGTLQDAGPAADSEATDDGDDADEDEE